Proteins from one Bombus affinis isolate iyBomAffi1 chromosome 1, iyBomAffi1.2, whole genome shotgun sequence genomic window:
- the LOC126920847 gene encoding eukaryotic translation initiation factor 2-alpha kinase has translation MSFTHLWRLTLHLLCIISFRFPFIDSGDIKQLTFCEQKSSRSLLFVSTLDGKISALDANNLGEKQWTLEFNEPMLSSNIHHRELNNNGKWVRLIPSLSGGLYQFDEESLEAVPVSASQLLHSSFRYSDDLIFSGGREVKSYGVSTITGKILYECGISGCINITDGETYIKQEVIIVQRFQQTVRAVEPRTGIERWNFSVGQHDLVLVPYSDMYCQNKVTPHSLDIEIKVNVPNGLVWAVDKNDPTVKLWQYKFDSPVVTIWREDASTKSNGYKNLKEINLFDSTQQFWSTDFSASPALYLGMHNRQLYVQENTELYKSLDASPRYMQHTKYPWQPHPAIDHSINNKEDDVLLEITDAQSITALSVLYNSEYVNGNGFYLYSTDQLELDNNKQCNHTTSNLIVIKEERKSFKENNTQGEDEDTPVQIIIVSLWYWWKEVLIISITTAILLNFMLTQRLLNATTVAKDAAFPPLIVERHIETNKNNQPTDEKEIDNFKSRYLTDFEPVDCLGKGGYGVVFEAKNKIDDCNYAIKRIALPNSTYSRERVMREVKALAKLDHQNIVRYFNAWLECPPLGWQEKHDPQWINKITSPNSNFTSEEIHTETKMNNSVCINVSQTDQSSIDSACEAYELNNDSNDDSFIVFVKSQSESQDENLVSISNSTTKSSSSSHSSNRVEKVKSKATNRSYSESIIFKDTGSRVPGKEVKKKRQRSFSLDLNNKSNTRKSPKMFLYIQMQLCQRLSLREWLKMQSIRDYHRVLNIFQQIVDAVEYVHLQGLIHRDLKPSNIFFSFDNKIKVGDFGLVTAITEGYNEAHTPSENENVTFRNSLHTAYVGTHLYMSPEQINGQGYNYKVDIYSLGIILFELLIPFVTEMERIVALINLRKSVFPKNFSNDYPAEYNLLNMMLDENPSKRPTTLGIKARPPLLNYEIANN, from the exons TTTGTTATTTGTAAGTACATTAGATGGGAAGATATCTGCCTTAGATGCTAACAATCTTGGGGAGAAACAGTGGACATTAGAATTTAATGAACCTATGCTATCATCAAATATTCATCATAGAgaa CTTAATAATAATGGAAAATGGGTTCGTCTAATTCCATCTTTAAGCGGTGGATTGTATCAATTTGATGAAGAAAGTTTAGAAGCAGTACCAGTATCTGCAAGCCAGTTGTTGCATTCATCTTTCCGTTACTCTGATGATCTAATATTCTCAGGTGGTAGAGAAGTAAAATCATATG GTGTTTCAACCATAACAGGGAAAATTTTATATGAATGTGGTATCAGTGGTTGTATTAACATCACAGATGGAGAAACATATATCAAACAAGAAGTGATCATTGTTCAAAGATTTCAACAAACTGTAAGAGCAGTTGAACCTCGTACTGGTATTGAGAg ATGGAACTTCAGTGTAGGGCAACATGACTTAGTACTTGTTCCTTATTCTGATATGTATTGCCAAAATAAAGTAACACCTCATAGTTTAGATATTGAAATTAAGGTTAATGTACCTAATGGTTTGGTTTGGGCTGTTGATAAGAATGACCCTACAGTGAAAttatggcaatataag TTTGATTCTCCAGTTGTTACTATATGGCGTGAAGATGCAAGTACAAAAAGCAATGGGTATAAAAATTTGaaggaaattaatttatttgataGTACACAACAATTTTGGAGTACAGATTTTTCAGCCAGTCCAGCACTTTATTTGGGTATGCACAACAGGCAGTTATATGTGCAAGAAAATACAGAACTCTATAAATCATTAGATGCATCACCAAGGTATATGCAGCATACAAAATATCCATGGCAACCTCACCCTGCTATTG ATcattcaataaataataaagaagaTGATGTATTACTTGAAATAACTGATGCACAAAGTATCACTGCATTATCAGTTTTATATAATTCGGAATATGTAAATG GAAATGGATTTTATTTGTATTCAACAGATCAGTTAGAATTGGACAATAATAAACAATGTAATCATACTACTTCAAATTTGATTGTTATCAAAGAAGAACGGAAATCGTTCAAGGAAAATAATACTCAAGGAGAGGATGAGGATACTCCTGTTCAAATTATCATTGTGTCATTATGGTATTGGTG GAAGGAAGTTTTAATAATATCAATTACTACTGCGATTTTACTAAATTTTATGTTGACACAACGTCTATTAAATGCTACAACAGTTGCTAAAGATGCAGCGTTTCCG CCTTTAATAGTTGAAAGACATATAGAGACAAATAAAAATAACCAACCTACTGATGAAAAGGAAATCGATAATTTTAAATCACGTTATCTCACAGATTTTGAACCAGTGGATTGTTTGGGAAAAGGTGGTTATGGTGTTGTTTTTGAggcaaaaaataaaatagatgaTTGCAATTATGCTATTAAAAGGATTGCTCTACCAAACAG TACATATTCAAGAGAACGTGTAATGCGAGAAGTAAAAGCATTGGCTAAATTGGATCATCAAAATATTGTAAGGTACTTTAATGCATGGCTCGAGTGCCCACCTTTAGGATGGCAAGAAAAACATGATCCTCAGTGGATAAACAAGATTACATCTCcaaattcaaattttacttCAGAAGAAATTCATACGGAAACAAAAATGAATAATTCTGTTTGCATTAATGTCAGTCAGACTGATCAATCATCAATAGATAGTGCTTGTGAGGCCTATGAATTGAATAATGATTCGAATGACGATTCCTTTATTGTGTTTGTAAAATCCCAATCAGAAAGTCAGGATGAAAATCTTGTTAGTATCAGTAACTCTACTACTAAGAGTTCTAGTTCATCTCATTCCAGTAACAGAGTTGAAAAAGTAAAGTCAAAAGCTACTAATCGTTCATATTCTGAAAGCATCATATTCAAAGACACTGGCAGTAGAGTGCCAGGAAAAGAAGTGAAGAAAAAACGCCAAAGATCGTTTTCTTTAGATCTAAATAATAAGTCGAATACACGTAAATCTCCAAAAATGTTCCTTTACATACAAATGCAATTGTGCCAAAGGTTAAGTCTCAGAGAATGGCTAAAAATGCAGTCAATACGAGATTATCATCgtgtattaaatatatttcagcAAATAGTTGATGCTGTGGAATATGTTCACTTACAAGGACTTATTCATCGTGATTTGAAG ccttcaaatatatttttctctttcgataataaaataaaagttggAGATTTTGGCCTTGTAACTGCAATAACAGAAGGTTACAATGAAGCTCATACTCCTTCAGAGAACGAAAACGTTACATTTAGAAATAGTTTACATACCGCATATGTCGGTACTCATCTTTATATGTCTCCTGAACAAATAAATGGTCAGGGCTATAATTATAAGGTTGATATCTATTCTTTaggaattattttatttgaactCCTCATTCCATTTGTTACTGAAATGGAAAGAATTGTTGCCCTTATAAACTTAAGAAAGTCAGTATTTCCAAAAAATTTCAGTAACGATTATCCGGCCGAG TACAATTTGCTGAACATGATGTTAGATGAAAATCCTAGTAAAAGACCTACAACATTAGGCATTAAAGCAAGACCACCATTATTAAATTATGAAATAGCTAATAACTAA
- the LOC126920851 gene encoding uncharacterized protein LOC126920851 isoform X3, which produces MKILPSTIFFLIFLISLIFLGATDNVMNAMQNLYCNLGLKLDDSCPIDGGWTFWSPWGSCSGKCGFKGKRMRRRTCDNPVPLNNGAPCIGPTYQIENCQITGCMMNDYETVVNAHPIRKGELKIVKKFHKKLPALIELCFLADCTFSVVEKILGNNVMLYWNAMNCVKYDIGCPNSGGWSVWGVWSACTATCGKGQKYRTRICNSPTPSNFKLMCSGLAFEMKSCVGINCRKHSGINPQGSTWSNWNEWSTCSVKCGSGVQTRKRLCSETQNLQGTSCKGPSKDIKGCIINNCSINGMWSTWMVWSPCTSSCGIGTQLRNRMCTNPSPSGNGTSCVGSASEVRQCFTKPCINKLHEVVHFTEKSSLQYDKTGRPSRLLHVYLRFLPLSPFGMIIYRFEKDCKGLMCDFVKLFLQNGKIVLLSQITDCTLALIHETKLEIGQWHVILIAIYGTHGVLRIDDGFHEVTTFSCIPISYDLDHAMEVGGFQGQIQELTINFALVQLHTSKDNHGTKYVNLLSSSNNVQYLMGDDNEGFINIGLTDSVAVSCPESIEYWQIIIAIKIESMNGLIATIPGDFFNKYILLLLEEGKVKLKFYQGETSTAVESMEHVLIGEWFEIVIAHDGKNMYMQINGNEKRYVPLTLSKTIITSGTDIFLGAIRDDMRGKICSNCVDIPQISFTLGYLNINGKEIDLISLPVLEISSNRFSSRTISISDYYEEIPLLLGQELKLSCIYDTIPLEKEHTFSKQTYVLWLIMDKLLKSYGNNNDFFNLKDDGRVSTVSIASYITRDTIENFYSCHIYHHRNKSNKDLGPTIFTFGITVMNKSEEFESTIWKQWNLICKVVIMCFIFLIIWCLLEIFQDARNGHGFYRLPQMLNINPTSTINFVLSKNGVTLLGSQQAANEVVSRILEDN; this is translated from the exons atGAAAATCTTGCCATCTACAATCTTTTTCCTAATATTTCTCATTTCACTGATTTTTCTTGGTGCCACTG ATAATGTAATGAATGCAATGCAAAACCTTTATTGCAATCTTGGATTAAAACTTGATGATTCATGTCCCATTGATGGTGGCTGGACATTTTGGAGTCCATGGGGATCTTGTTCTGGGAAATGTGGATTTAAAGGGAAAAGAATGAGACGACGTACTTGTGATAATCCTGTGCCTTTAAATAATGGAGCCCCTTGTATTGGTCCTACTTATCAAATTGAAAATTGTCAAATTACTG ggTGCATGATGAATGATTACGAAACAGTTGTAAATGCTCATCCTATACGTAAAGGAGAACTGAAAATTGtaaagaaatttcataaaaaattaccAGCTTTAATAGAATTATGTTTTCTTGCCGATTGTACATTTTCTGTTGTAGAAAAGATTCTTGGAAACAATGTG ATGCTTTACTGGAATGCTATGAATTGTGTTAAATATGATATTGGATGTCCAA ACTCTGGTGGTTGGAGTGTTTGGGGAGTTTGGTCGGCATGTACTGCAACTTGTGGCAAAGGACAAAAATATCGTACAAGAATTTGTAATAGTCCAACTCcttcaaattttaaattaatgtgTAGTGGTTTAGCATTTGAAATGAAAAGCTGCGTGGGAATTAACTGCAGGAAGCACTCAGGTATAAATCCCCAAG GGAGTACTTGGAGTAATTGGAATGAGTGGAGCACATGTAGTGTAAAATGTGGTAGTGGAGTTCAAACCAGGAAACGCTTATGTTCAGAAACTCAAAATTTACAAGGAACTTCATGTAAAGGTCCATCCAAAGATATAAAAGGctgtataattaataattgttcta taAATGGAATGTGGTCAACATGGATGGTTTGGTCACCTTGTACTTCAAGTTGTGGGATTGGTACACAATTGAGAAATCGAATGTGTACCAATCCTTCTCCGAGTGGTAATGGTACATCTTGTGTTGGTTCAGCTTCTGAAGTTCGTCAGTGTTTTACTAAaccatgtataaataaattacatgaAGTAGTACACTTTACAGAAAAGAGTAGTCTTCAGTATGATAAAACTGGAAGACCTTCACGGTTGCTTCATGTGTATCTAAGGTTTTTACCACTATCTCCTTTTGGTATGATTATTTATCGTTTTGAAAAGGATTGTAAAGGATTGATGTGCGACTTCGTAAAATTGTTTCTTCAAAATGGGAAGATTGTACTTTTGTCTCAAATTACTGACTGTACACTAGCTTTAATTCATGAGACCAAATTGGAA ATTGGACAATGGCATGTAATATTAATTGCAATATATGGGACACATGGAGTATTACGCATTGATGATGGTTTTCATGAAGTTACTACTTTTTCATGCATTCCAATTTCATATGACTTGGATCACGCAATGGAAGTCGGAGGATTTCAAGGACAAATTCAAGAACTAACAATTAATTTCGCACTTGTTCAACTTCATACATCAAaa GATAATCATGGTACAAAATATGTAAATCTTTTATCCAGTAGTAACAATGTTCAATATTTGATGGGAGATGACAATGAAGGTTTTATTAACATTGGTTTGACGGATTCAGTTGCAGTATCATGTCCAGAAAGTATAGAATATTGGCAA ATTATAATTGCTATAAAAATAGAGAGCATGAATGGACTTATAGCAACAATACCAGGTGATTTCTTCAATAAAtatatcttattattattagaagAGGGAAAAGTAAAGCTGAAATTTTACCAAGGAGAAACTTCTACTGCAGTTGAAAGTATGGAACATGTTTTAATAGGAGAATGGTTTGAAATAGTAATAGCTCATGAtggtaaaaatatgtatatgcaAATTAATGGAAATGAAAAGAGATATGTACCTTTAACTTTGTCAAAGACAATAATTACGTCAGGAACTGACATATTCTTAGGAGCTATACGTGATGATATGAGA GGGAAGATATGTTCTAACTGTGTAGATATACCACAAATAAGTTTTACTCTTGGATATCTCAACATAAATGGAAAAGAAATAGATCTTATATCATTACCAGTTCTAGAAATAAGTAGCAATCGATTTTCTAGCCGTACTATTAGTATATCTG atTATTATGAAGAAATACCATTACTCTTAGGTCAAGAACTTAAATTATCATGTATCTATGATACAATTCCTCTTGAAAAAGAACACACATTTTCTAAACAGACATATGTTCTATGGTTGATAAtggataaattattaaaatcttatgGAAACAA CAATGATTTTTTCAATCTGAAAGATGATGGACGAGTTAGTACTGTTAGTATTGCAAGCTATATAACTCGTGATACAATAGAAAACTTTTATTCGTGTCATATTTATCATCATagaaataaatcaaataaagaTTTAGGTCCAACTATCTTTACATTTGGTATTACTGTGATGAACAAAAGTGAAG AATTTGAAAGTACAATTTGGAAGCAATGGAATCTTATCTGTAAAGTTGTGATCATGTGTTTCATATTCTTGATAATTTGGtgtttattagaaatatttcaGGATGCTCGAAATGg GCATGGTTTTTATAGACTTCCACAAATGCTTAACATCAATCCCACATCCACTATAAATTTCGTCTTATCTAAGAATGGTGTAACATTACTCGGTAGTCAGCAAGCTGCAAATGAAGTTGTATCAAGAATTTTAGAAGATAACTGA
- the LOC126920851 gene encoding uncharacterized protein LOC126920851 isoform X2, translating to MKILPSTIFFLIFLISLIFLGATDNVMNAMQNLYCNLGLKLDDSCPIDGGWTFWSPWGSCSGKCGFKGKRMRRRTCDNPVPLNNGAPCIGPTYQIENCQITGCMMNDYETVVNAHPIRKGELKIVKKFHKKLPALIELCFLADCTFSVVEKILGNNVMLYWNAMNCVKYDIGCPNSGGWSVWGVWSACTATCGKGQKYRTRICNSPTPSNFKLMCSGLAFEMKSCVGINCRKHSGINPQGSTWSNWNEWSTCSVKCGSGVQTRKRLCSETQNLQGTSCKGPSKDIKGCIINNCSINGMWSTWMVWSPCTSSCGIGTQLRNRMCTNPSPSGNEKSSLQYDKTGRPSRLLHVYLRFLPLSPFGMIIYRFEKDCKGLMCDFVKLFLQNGKIVLLSQITDCTLALIHETKLEIGQWHVILIAIYGTHGVLRIDDGFHEVTTFSCIPISYDLDHAMEVGGFQGQIQELTINFALVQLHTSKDNHGTKYVNLLSSSNNVQYLMGDDNEGFINIGLTDSVAVSCPESIEYWQIIIAIKIESMNGLIATIPGDFFNKYILLLLEEGKVKLKFYQGETSTAVESMEHVLIGEWFEIVIAHDGKNMYMQINGNEKRYVPLTLSKTIITSGTDIFLGAIRDDMRGKICSNCVDIPQISFTLGYLNINGKEIDLISLPVLEISSNRFSSRTISISDYYEEIPLLLGQELKLSCIYDTIPLEKEHTFSKQTYVLWLIMDKLLKSYGNK from the exons atGAAAATCTTGCCATCTACAATCTTTTTCCTAATATTTCTCATTTCACTGATTTTTCTTGGTGCCACTG ATAATGTAATGAATGCAATGCAAAACCTTTATTGCAATCTTGGATTAAAACTTGATGATTCATGTCCCATTGATGGTGGCTGGACATTTTGGAGTCCATGGGGATCTTGTTCTGGGAAATGTGGATTTAAAGGGAAAAGAATGAGACGACGTACTTGTGATAATCCTGTGCCTTTAAATAATGGAGCCCCTTGTATTGGTCCTACTTATCAAATTGAAAATTGTCAAATTACTG ggTGCATGATGAATGATTACGAAACAGTTGTAAATGCTCATCCTATACGTAAAGGAGAACTGAAAATTGtaaagaaatttcataaaaaattaccAGCTTTAATAGAATTATGTTTTCTTGCCGATTGTACATTTTCTGTTGTAGAAAAGATTCTTGGAAACAATGTG ATGCTTTACTGGAATGCTATGAATTGTGTTAAATATGATATTGGATGTCCAA ACTCTGGTGGTTGGAGTGTTTGGGGAGTTTGGTCGGCATGTACTGCAACTTGTGGCAAAGGACAAAAATATCGTACAAGAATTTGTAATAGTCCAACTCcttcaaattttaaattaatgtgTAGTGGTTTAGCATTTGAAATGAAAAGCTGCGTGGGAATTAACTGCAGGAAGCACTCAGGTATAAATCCCCAAG GGAGTACTTGGAGTAATTGGAATGAGTGGAGCACATGTAGTGTAAAATGTGGTAGTGGAGTTCAAACCAGGAAACGCTTATGTTCAGAAACTCAAAATTTACAAGGAACTTCATGTAAAGGTCCATCCAAAGATATAAAAGGctgtataattaataattgttcta taAATGGAATGTGGTCAACATGGATGGTTTGGTCACCTTGTACTTCAAGTTGTGGGATTGGTACACAATTGAGAAATCGAATGTGTACCAATCCTTCTCCGAGTGGTAATG AAAAGAGTAGTCTTCAGTATGATAAAACTGGAAGACCTTCACGGTTGCTTCATGTGTATCTAAGGTTTTTACCACTATCTCCTTTTGGTATGATTATTTATCGTTTTGAAAAGGATTGTAAAGGATTGATGTGCGACTTCGTAAAATTGTTTCTTCAAAATGGGAAGATTGTACTTTTGTCTCAAATTACTGACTGTACACTAGCTTTAATTCATGAGACCAAATTGGAA ATTGGACAATGGCATGTAATATTAATTGCAATATATGGGACACATGGAGTATTACGCATTGATGATGGTTTTCATGAAGTTACTACTTTTTCATGCATTCCAATTTCATATGACTTGGATCACGCAATGGAAGTCGGAGGATTTCAAGGACAAATTCAAGAACTAACAATTAATTTCGCACTTGTTCAACTTCATACATCAAaa GATAATCATGGTACAAAATATGTAAATCTTTTATCCAGTAGTAACAATGTTCAATATTTGATGGGAGATGACAATGAAGGTTTTATTAACATTGGTTTGACGGATTCAGTTGCAGTATCATGTCCAGAAAGTATAGAATATTGGCAA ATTATAATTGCTATAAAAATAGAGAGCATGAATGGACTTATAGCAACAATACCAGGTGATTTCTTCAATAAAtatatcttattattattagaagAGGGAAAAGTAAAGCTGAAATTTTACCAAGGAGAAACTTCTACTGCAGTTGAAAGTATGGAACATGTTTTAATAGGAGAATGGTTTGAAATAGTAATAGCTCATGAtggtaaaaatatgtatatgcaAATTAATGGAAATGAAAAGAGATATGTACCTTTAACTTTGTCAAAGACAATAATTACGTCAGGAACTGACATATTCTTAGGAGCTATACGTGATGATATGAGA GGGAAGATATGTTCTAACTGTGTAGATATACCACAAATAAGTTTTACTCTTGGATATCTCAACATAAATGGAAAAGAAATAGATCTTATATCATTACCAGTTCTAGAAATAAGTAGCAATCGATTTTCTAGCCGTACTATTAGTATATCTG atTATTATGAAGAAATACCATTACTCTTAGGTCAAGAACTTAAATTATCATGTATCTATGATACAATTCCTCTTGAAAAAGAACACACATTTTCTAAACAGACATATGTTCTATGGTTGATAAtggataaattattaaaatcttatgGAAACAAGTAA
- the LOC126920851 gene encoding uncharacterized protein LOC126920851 isoform X1, with protein MKILPSTIFFLIFLISLIFLGATDNVMNAMQNLYCNLGLKLDDSCPIDGGWTFWSPWGSCSGKCGFKGKRMRRRTCDNPVPLNNGAPCIGPTYQIENCQITGCMMNDYETVVNAHPIRKGELKIVKKFHKKLPALIELCFLADCTFSVVEKILGNNVMLYWNAMNCVKYDIGCPNSGGWSVWGVWSACTATCGKGQKYRTRICNSPTPSNFKLMCSGLAFEMKSCVGINCRKHSGSTWSNWNEWSTCSVKCGSGVQTRKRLCSETQNLQGTSCKGPSKDIKGCIINNCSINGMWSTWMVWSPCTSSCGIGTQLRNRMCTNPSPSGNGTSCVGSASEVRQCFTKPCINKLHEVVHFTEKSSLQYDKTGRPSRLLHVYLRFLPLSPFGMIIYRFEKDCKGLMCDFVKLFLQNGKIVLLSQITDCTLALIHETKLEIGQWHVILIAIYGTHGVLRIDDGFHEVTTFSCIPISYDLDHAMEVGGFQGQIQELTINFALVQLHTSKDNHGTKYVNLLSSSNNVQYLMGDDNEGFINIGLTDSVAVSCPESIEYWQIIIAIKIESMNGLIATIPGDFFNKYILLLLEEGKVKLKFYQGETSTAVESMEHVLIGEWFEIVIAHDGKNMYMQINGNEKRYVPLTLSKTIITSGTDIFLGAIRDDMRGKICSNCVDIPQISFTLGYLNINGKEIDLISLPVLEISSNRFSSRTISISDYYEEIPLLLGQELKLSCIYDTIPLEKEHTFSKQTYVLWLIMDKLLKSYGNK; from the exons atGAAAATCTTGCCATCTACAATCTTTTTCCTAATATTTCTCATTTCACTGATTTTTCTTGGTGCCACTG ATAATGTAATGAATGCAATGCAAAACCTTTATTGCAATCTTGGATTAAAACTTGATGATTCATGTCCCATTGATGGTGGCTGGACATTTTGGAGTCCATGGGGATCTTGTTCTGGGAAATGTGGATTTAAAGGGAAAAGAATGAGACGACGTACTTGTGATAATCCTGTGCCTTTAAATAATGGAGCCCCTTGTATTGGTCCTACTTATCAAATTGAAAATTGTCAAATTACTG ggTGCATGATGAATGATTACGAAACAGTTGTAAATGCTCATCCTATACGTAAAGGAGAACTGAAAATTGtaaagaaatttcataaaaaattaccAGCTTTAATAGAATTATGTTTTCTTGCCGATTGTACATTTTCTGTTGTAGAAAAGATTCTTGGAAACAATGTG ATGCTTTACTGGAATGCTATGAATTGTGTTAAATATGATATTGGATGTCCAA ACTCTGGTGGTTGGAGTGTTTGGGGAGTTTGGTCGGCATGTACTGCAACTTGTGGCAAAGGACAAAAATATCGTACAAGAATTTGTAATAGTCCAACTCcttcaaattttaaattaatgtgTAGTGGTTTAGCATTTGAAATGAAAAGCTGCGTGGGAATTAACTGCAGGAAGCACTCAG GGAGTACTTGGAGTAATTGGAATGAGTGGAGCACATGTAGTGTAAAATGTGGTAGTGGAGTTCAAACCAGGAAACGCTTATGTTCAGAAACTCAAAATTTACAAGGAACTTCATGTAAAGGTCCATCCAAAGATATAAAAGGctgtataattaataattgttcta taAATGGAATGTGGTCAACATGGATGGTTTGGTCACCTTGTACTTCAAGTTGTGGGATTGGTACACAATTGAGAAATCGAATGTGTACCAATCCTTCTCCGAGTGGTAATGGTACATCTTGTGTTGGTTCAGCTTCTGAAGTTCGTCAGTGTTTTACTAAaccatgtataaataaattacatgaAGTAGTACACTTTACAGAAAAGAGTAGTCTTCAGTATGATAAAACTGGAAGACCTTCACGGTTGCTTCATGTGTATCTAAGGTTTTTACCACTATCTCCTTTTGGTATGATTATTTATCGTTTTGAAAAGGATTGTAAAGGATTGATGTGCGACTTCGTAAAATTGTTTCTTCAAAATGGGAAGATTGTACTTTTGTCTCAAATTACTGACTGTACACTAGCTTTAATTCATGAGACCAAATTGGAA ATTGGACAATGGCATGTAATATTAATTGCAATATATGGGACACATGGAGTATTACGCATTGATGATGGTTTTCATGAAGTTACTACTTTTTCATGCATTCCAATTTCATATGACTTGGATCACGCAATGGAAGTCGGAGGATTTCAAGGACAAATTCAAGAACTAACAATTAATTTCGCACTTGTTCAACTTCATACATCAAaa GATAATCATGGTACAAAATATGTAAATCTTTTATCCAGTAGTAACAATGTTCAATATTTGATGGGAGATGACAATGAAGGTTTTATTAACATTGGTTTGACGGATTCAGTTGCAGTATCATGTCCAGAAAGTATAGAATATTGGCAA ATTATAATTGCTATAAAAATAGAGAGCATGAATGGACTTATAGCAACAATACCAGGTGATTTCTTCAATAAAtatatcttattattattagaagAGGGAAAAGTAAAGCTGAAATTTTACCAAGGAGAAACTTCTACTGCAGTTGAAAGTATGGAACATGTTTTAATAGGAGAATGGTTTGAAATAGTAATAGCTCATGAtggtaaaaatatgtatatgcaAATTAATGGAAATGAAAAGAGATATGTACCTTTAACTTTGTCAAAGACAATAATTACGTCAGGAACTGACATATTCTTAGGAGCTATACGTGATGATATGAGA GGGAAGATATGTTCTAACTGTGTAGATATACCACAAATAAGTTTTACTCTTGGATATCTCAACATAAATGGAAAAGAAATAGATCTTATATCATTACCAGTTCTAGAAATAAGTAGCAATCGATTTTCTAGCCGTACTATTAGTATATCTG atTATTATGAAGAAATACCATTACTCTTAGGTCAAGAACTTAAATTATCATGTATCTATGATACAATTCCTCTTGAAAAAGAACACACATTTTCTAAACAGACATATGTTCTATGGTTGATAAtggataaattattaaaatcttatgGAAACAAGTAA